From a region of the Phaseolus vulgaris cultivar G19833 chromosome 6, P. vulgaris v2.0, whole genome shotgun sequence genome:
- the LOC137831651 gene encoding glutathione S-transferase F11-like produces the protein MMVVKVYGEARAACPQRVMVCLLEKGVEFQLVHIDLQQGQQKTPQFLLLQPFGQVPVVEDGDFRLFESRAIIRYYATKYADRGTELLGKTLEERALVEQWLEVEAHNFNNLCFSIMLQLVILPKMGKVGDLALAKKGEEDIGKVLDVYESRLSESTYLAGDHFSLADLSHLPGLGHLIEEAKLGHLVTQRKNVNAWWEKISSRPAWKKLKNMVH, from the exons ATGATGGTGGTGAAGGTGTATGGTGAAGCAAGGGCAGCATGCCCTCAAAGAGTGATGGTGTGCCTCTTGGAGAAAGGAGTAGAATTTCAACTTGTGCACATTGATCTTCAACAAGGACAACAAAAGACACCTCAATTCCTTCTCCTACAG CCCTTTGGTCAAGTTCCGGTTGTGGAAGATGGAGATTTCAGGCTCTTTG AGTCAAGAGCTATTATAAGGTACTATGCAACAAAATATGCAGATCGTGGTACTGAACTATTGGGTAAAACCTTGGAGGAAAGGGCCTTGGTTGAGCAGTGGCTAGAAGTAGAAGCACACAACTTCAATAATTTGTGCTTCTCTATAATGCTTCAACTTGTGATCCTACCAAAGATGGGAAAAGTTGGGGATTTGGCCTTAGCAAAAAAAGGTGAAGAAGATATAGGGAAGGTCCTTGATGTGTATGAAAGTAGGCTCTCTGAAAGCACATATCTTGCAGGAGATCATTTCTCTTTGGCTGATCTCAGCCACCTTCCAGGGCTTGGACATCTTATTGAGGAAGCAAAACTTGGCCACTTGGTCACCCAGAGGAAGAATGTCAATGCTTGGTGGGAGAAAATTTCAAGCAGGCCAGCTTGGAAGAAGTTAAAGAATATGGTTCACTGA